The Tachysurus fulvidraco isolate hzauxx_2018 chromosome 4, HZAU_PFXX_2.0, whole genome shotgun sequence DNA window TAGAGGCAAATTTTACCCATAACATAAAGCaacaattatataattatataacaataataacagatGAAGTTCAAATTATCATGCATATTTCAGACAAAAGAGCAATAGGCCCCCTATACTGCTCCTTCATCTTCCTCCAACACTGCTGCCCTGTTCGAAAAAACATCAGCTAACATATGTTTGGGAATTTCTGAACCACGCACTCTAAGTGTATAGCAGGCATCCTCCACCTTACCAAGGCTCTGTCGGAGAGTATGCAGCTTTTTAGAGACCTCATAGGGACCCACATTGCCAATATAAGAAAAGCCATCATGGATCTGTCGCAGGAAGTTGCTGAGCTCAAAGGGTGTATCCACATCACCATTTCCAACACTGCTGATGCACATACGCATCAGCTCACCAGTCAAATCAGCCACACCCAGAAGGTAGTCGGTCGGCGTAACTTGGAATGTTAATACGCATGCTCCTGGACACAAACCCCTGCCACAAACCTGAACCAAATTGTAGGTTACATAATGAGCATCTTTACAATGAATAGTACCTAATAACATCAAACATGGAGGTGATCAAGAAAGTAAAATTAAGGGGTGAAATTCAAGCTGGCAGAACTTTTTAGAGAAAATGCATAAGATGATGTTGAACTCAATGTAAAAAAGGTGATTTTTGAAATTTAGaaaataatatgtttataaataagATAAGCTGCACAAAATTAAAGTCTTACACATTAAGCCACCCAACTACCTCAAGCTGTAAATCTGCATTTGCAGCAGATAAGCAGGCTCAGATAGGAAGAGGGGGCAGAGAAGTGTTTATGTATTAGAAGCAACAATTAGGGGTTCTGGTGCACAGTCTAGGTGTAAAGCAGTTAGTTGATCAGCAATAGCTGTACTAAAAATTACTCCAAAATTTGTTTTCTTAATGTTTAGCCCATTGGGGTTTCACAAAAAATCTTGACACccatgaatttattttatttaatttattttaatttatgtatttatatgaaaatactgactgaagaagaagaagtagttttaaaaacaattcaaaaAGGATTAGgacaaacaaatattaaaaacagaaataaataaaaaataacaacaacaacaacatgatgataataataataataataataataataataataataataataataataataataataataataataataaatccacaAGAAGCAGGCTGAATGGTCTAAgccgggcatcaccaaatggtgGACCGCGGTctggatccggaccgagtgacgggtctgcccggacccgttaaaattctaatattatcatattaagcatctccttattacaatctaatattataagattatataagctaaaaagataaatatttcatttatgcgcagttaatctagttattacgacaggagcgttatcaaaagccaagccaaaaacagattgtttctgttccatactccagagcagaaggtggcaataatgcacctaattacactggcaggacaattaagattcaacctgctggcaggacagttacatgcccatttctctcactaggagcagaagatggaaagggagtaaggagaggtggaaaggagagaggaaaaagggagctgctcaaagctctgcacttttcttttattcagtaaattctgccctgttctattttacttgaaatgtttttttgcctaaggttcctgtgttattaatgtagttaatgtttaaaaaagggcagctcaaaagtcttttgtttaatttaaaaagcacttttattttattcaaaagattctgaatgttttacattacttgaaatataagccctaagttcaggctgctcaaagctgtgtttgcactttttatttattttattcagaagaaattcagtgtctgttgtctgttacttgacatgtagtaaagaagaactacaggattgttttccattcaagtgccatacaagttcagactttgaaaacactaacaatatttacaatacacaattaacaataaattatatagaaatgtatgtgctttattgattttattaacatgagggtacactataataagtgacaatataagattcggacctttgctgggagtaAATTTtcgtaactggacctctttgaatttctTAGAAAACATACTTAGaccataaaaaaaacttttaagttTTGTGATGACAGATAATTGCTTGTGTGAAATGCCTGCTGTAAGCTGAATTAAATGGTCAATTgaaataaagtcatttaaagTCAAGACAAAaagtaatttaaatattaaaaaaattgatgCAGCAAATGAAATTTCAGCACAAGCTTACATAATACACAAGAGTAACTTACCACCGCTTTTCAATGGTTCTAATATAAACTTTGGATCTCACTTCAGAATTCTTCGGCCGTCATTAAATTTCAAATTATGGAGAAGGATAATTGTGCactataccaaatttcagcttGATCAGACTTATGGTCTGTTTAATTAAGACCAATGTATCCCTAGTGTTGCActtaaatttgtttgtaaagcataaatttatttgtaaagctcTGCTGACCTTGAATTTTACAAGACATCAATCACAAGATTCCTGGGCAGTAAACTCTTAAGTCTTGTCCAAACAGTTATTTTAactgataaaaatatttaatgagaAGTAAAGTGTGCAAACCTCTGAGAGAGCAATAACATGGGCTTGCATTATTACATTTTGACATTAAGCTCAAGGTTTTTTTTCCTATTCTTTTGCATGTCACTTTCATTTTGAGTAATCAAATacctttgtttttgtcttctcATCTCTCACGAACACAAGACAGGCATTTATCTCCTCCAGACTGATCAGGGTACGGTGCTTAATGAAATGATGGAAGGACACTGCCTCTACATACTCCTGAATACcttacagagaaaaagagattataaattttgcttatttttgcaTGATTATTTCATGGTAATTAAACTGAACAATTCAGCTACTATCAAAATGGGGTAATAATAAACATGTCTTTTGAAAATAAGTAAGAGTTTATCAACAAAAGAGGTAAAGTGATGTGAAAaggtgttggcccccttcctgtttttttttttacgtttgtCACAATTTactgtttcagatcatcaaacaaatttaaaatgttagtcaaagataacaaataaacacattcaaTATTAAcctgttttttaaatgttgactACCTGCTGCCCTGCTTAACTGCTCAACCATTATTCATAGGccacataaaatatatttaacaaaagcattttccattattattaaagaaaacattctagtaaagataaaagttattcacaaagcatcttaacccaTAAAAGAGCtctcaaggtaaaaaaaataataataaggatgACTCTGTTAAACATCAGACAACTTTTGGTAGACCGTACTAATCACTGCATACATTTTCCAGATGCTCTCACCCAGATGTCTGGCCATCTAGAAATTTGGCCCATATCAGATTTGTTTGGATACTTATGCTTGCCCATtattcctgcttccaacacaccAACTACAAGAACTAGTCATGTAAAAAATATGTCTCCTCAATGTTGGCCTTGACCATTCAAGGATTCtccattttttacttttcatccAGTCCCTTTTTCTGatatgttttgggtcattgtcatgttgcaAGGTCCAGTTCGACTTCAGCTTACATTTTTtgaatcagaataaaaaagagaacagaGACAAAGGAGATGACTCCTGTAGGAATTCACAGTGCATCCCAAAACCACAACACTTCACCTTCATGTTTCACAGCTGATATGAAGTTCTTTTGCTTAAATGCTCAATTGGGTTTATGTCAAACCATAACTCTCTTATGCTGtccaaataattaaatttaagaCTCATTACTctaaagcacattattccagaagGCATGgcttttgtctctgtgttctttggcAAATTTA harbors:
- the tsnax gene encoding translin-associated protein X isoform X2, whose protein sequence is MSKREGEGCGRKKKTESAQKTEEYVDRSSPVIEAFKLFQQELDTKHDKYERLVKLSRDITIESKRTIFLLHRVTSVPNVEEVLNEANNRLDAVRQKIGHIAEELGEDDLYQFHKAFMPGIQEYVEAVSFHHFIKHRTLISLEEINACLVFVRDEKTKTKVCGRGLCPGACVLTFQVTPTDYLLGVADLTGELMRMCISSVGNGDVDTPFELSNFLRQIHDGFSYIGNVGPYEVSKKLHTLRQSLGQQCWRKMKEQYRGPIALLSEICMII
- the tsnax gene encoding translin-associated protein X isoform X1 — its product is MSKREGEGCGRKKKTESAQKTEEYVDRSSPVIEAFKLFQQELDTKHDKYERLVKLSRDITIESKRTIFLLHRVTSVPNVEEVLNEANNRLDAVRQKIGHIAEELGEDDLYQFHKAFMPGIQEYVEAVSFHHFIKHRTLISLEEINACLVFVRDEKTKTKVCGRGLCPGACVLTFQVTPTDYLLGVADLTGELMRMCISSVGNGDVDTPFELSNFLRQIHDGFSYIGNVGPYEVSKKLHTLRQSLGKVEDACYTLRVRGSEIPKHMLADVFSNRAAVLEEDEGAV